A portion of the Toxoplasma gondii ME49 chromosome VIIb, whole genome shotgun sequence genome contains these proteins:
- a CDS encoding hypothetical protein (encoded by transcript TGME49_262840) produces the protein MHKNRCLLSALPAPSQKEGNGGLYRLLSRKLFFSFLPRTCFFWRPTPTQLDLKLHKLCPLATWLRRSFFTCSSSLPDWELRFAFASPAPPSHPLPCRWLSSVSLACCSFFSFVCSTHRLFSSSCCFSFTGSPSGLSVLSTSSLALPSLFPPFRLASHDWTLISISLHPLSLHPLSISR, from the coding sequence ATGCACAAGAaccgctgtctcctgtctgcttTGCCGGCGCCTTCTCAAAAAGAAGGCAACGGAGGTCTGTACAGACTTCTTTCTCGgaaactcttcttctctttccttcctcgaaCCTGCTTTTTCTGGAGGCCGACCCCGACGCAGTTGGATCTCAAGCTGCACAAGCTTTGTCCTCTCGCAACTTGGCTTCGCCGATCTTTCTTCACttgctcctcctctctgcctgaCTGGGAACTCCGCTTCGCGTTTGCCTCCCCCGCTCCTCCATCCCATCCCCTGCCCTGCCGCTGGCtctcctcggtctctctcgcatgctgttccttcttttcttttgtctgcTCCACCcatcgcctcttctcttcttcttgctgcttctctttcacaGGCTCCCCCTCTGGTCTTTCCGTTCTTTCTACGtcttccctcgctcttccctcCCTTTTCCCTCCCTTTCGCCTTGCTTCTCACGATTGGACCTTAatctctatctctcttcatcctctctctcttcatcctctctctatctcccGTTAG